Part of the Pseudarthrobacter sp. NBSH8 genome is shown below.
ATCGGCCAGGGTCTGGAGCTCGGAGGCTTTAAGAATCAAGGTCATGGGTGGCTTTCTGGGTTGGGAGGGCGCGTTTGCCGGGTAGCTCAGACGGCTCGGGCAGGAGGAAGGTGGTCGGGGACAGCGTCGCGTTTGTCCTTACCGACCGATCAGAGGTCATTCCGTACAAGGACTCCCTGCGCCACCACTGCCCTTATTTCTTCCAGGGCCGAGGCACTGTTCAAGGGATCAGAATCCACGATGATCGCGTCTGCAAAGGAACCGCGTACCAGGCGTCCTGCACTCTCACTCCAGCCGAGCAGGGCGGCGGCGTTGACTGTCGCGGCCCGTAGCGCGTCCAGTGGTGAAAGCCCGGCCTCAGCAAGCAGACGCGCTTCTGTGCCTATGGGGGTCACATCGGATCCGAAGGAATCCGTCCCTGCCACCACCGTCACACCGGCTTCATGGGCAGCCCTCACGGCTGCTTTGATGATGGGCGTGTACTCCGTGCCGCGAGCGGCAAGAATCGGGTTGGAAGAACCAGCCATGCTCGTGATGGCGTCCAATGTGGGTGTGAAGTAAGTGCCACGGCGGGCCATCAGCGAGATGGTCTCCTCGCTGACGAAGACGCCGTGCTCGATGCTGCGCACACCGGCCCGGACGGCACCGCCTATCCCCTCTGCGCTGTAGGCGTGGCAAAGCACGCCTGCTTTGCCTGCGGCCTTAACCACTGCAGAGAGCTGTTCGTAGGTGTAGACCAGTTCGCGGGGGTCCTGTTCCGCCAGGCCTGCCCGGGGATTGGCCCGGGTCTTGATCACCTGTGCACCGCGTTTCAGGTTGACGCGGGTGAGGTAGGCAAGGTCCGTCGGTGCGGTGACTCCCCCGGCCAGGGATGCAAGCGGTGCAAGGTCCGGGTCAGCGAGGAGCGAGGCCCCAAGATCGGGTGAGATGAACAGCCCGGCGGGGCTCATCCGGGGTGAGGCGCCGGCGGCCCAGGCAGGCAGGGCAGCGAGGGCCACGTCCTGGTAGAAGCTGCTTGAACCACTTCTGACGCTGGTCGCTCCGCCCTGCAGGATGGCCCGCGCATCCGAAAGAGCGTTCGCATGGACATGCACGTCGATAAGGCCGGGAAGCACCCACCGCCCGGAGGCATCCACGATGCGGGCACGGCCTGCAAGGGCGGCTACCGCACGCCGTGTTTCGTCCCGGGTGCCGGCCGCGGTGACCTTGCCTCCTTCCAGCACAAGGACCCCGTCCTGCACTGCGTTGCCCGTTTTGGGGTCCACTATGGTGCCGCCCTCGATGATCATCGGCGGGGGCGAAGCGGGGCGGTCAGGATAGACGGGGCCTGATGTGTTGCCCGCTGCCCTCGCCGCCGGGGCACTTCCGAGCTGGGCAGCCAGGCTTGCCACCGAGATTCCCGCCAGGGCGGCCGCTCCGGCCAGGATGCCGCGGCGGGGAACAGCAGTTGGTGGCAGGACAGCGGAGGTGTGATCGTGCAGGCACATTGTTCTCTCCAATGAGAAAGGCCCTGACGCAGGCGCGCGGGTCCGGTGTCGGTAGGTCAAAGTGGTGGTTCCACCGAGGGCGGATCGGCTTGCACCGCAGTGTGCTGGAATCCCTCGAGTAACTTCATTCTATCGCTCTTGGTATACCAAGCCAAGAGCGAGCGAATGAAGAGCCGAAGGTTGCGGCCGTTACGGGGCAGCGATCGGCTGAGCGATTTCCGCGCGTGGATAGGTGGGCGGAAACAGCTCGTCAGGCTCCCGGAGCCGGGCGTCCCGTACCGAGTAGGCCGCCCGCATCGCGTCGAACAGCCGCTGCCCCTCAACCCGCAGCGCGTCAAGGTCTATGCCGGGAAGGGCGCCGCCAACCACGACCGGGCGCCCTGCAACGAAGGTGTCGGTCACCTGGCGCGCCGTCCCGTTGAGCACCAGCGTCCGTAGCGGGTCTTCGACGACGCCGTCGCCGAAGTCGGCCAGGGAGACCACCGTGATGTCGGCCTGCATGCCGGGGGCAA
Proteins encoded:
- a CDS encoding amidohydrolase family protein — encoded protein: MCLHDHTSAVLPPTAVPRRGILAGAAALAGISVASLAAQLGSAPAARAAGNTSGPVYPDRPASPPPMIIEGGTIVDPKTGNAVQDGVLVLEGGKVTAAGTRDETRRAVAALAGRARIVDASGRWVLPGLIDVHVHANALSDARAILQGGATSVRSGSSSFYQDVALAALPAWAAGASPRMSPAGLFISPDLGASLLADPDLAPLASLAGGVTAPTDLAYLTRVNLKRGAQVIKTRANPRAGLAEQDPRELVYTYEQLSAVVKAAGKAGVLCHAYSAEGIGGAVRAGVRSIEHGVFVSEETISLMARRGTYFTPTLDAITSMAGSSNPILAARGTEYTPIIKAAVRAAHEAGVTVVAGTDSFGSDVTPIGTEARLLAEAGLSPLDALRAATVNAAALLGWSESAGRLVRGSFADAIIVDSDPLNSASALEEIRAVVAQGVLVRNDL